In a single window of the Tellurirhabdus bombi genome:
- a CDS encoding M23 family metallopeptidase: MRWGSLLIAAWLVLVNTASSQTVVWTGTSAPSVDSLCLRFQQLYIQIREESIDPDSARQTFQDIMLGLRGRFQSGRSFRIDSVLRDSLTRQFGYFAFPVRGYEPNAIGGSRGSGYRGKGFDLFDYQVRGSHPAHDIFIADRNQDSVDDNSDLPTDVLSMSNGVVIGIETDWNPGQEYRGGNWVWVYDPILDGLFYYAHNNAVLVRPGQWVQAGDKLAEVGRTGYNAYQTRSPTHLHLMYLQLMPDGLPEPRNTYRWLLGAKTQ; the protein is encoded by the coding sequence ATGCGATGGGGAAGCCTTCTTATTGCTGCATGGCTTGTGCTGGTTAATACAGCTTCTTCACAAACTGTCGTCTGGACAGGTACTTCGGCCCCATCGGTTGACTCTCTTTGCCTTCGCTTTCAGCAATTGTACATTCAGATTCGGGAGGAAAGCATTGATCCCGATTCTGCGCGCCAAACGTTTCAGGACATTATGCTGGGACTGCGGGGGCGTTTTCAGTCGGGTCGGTCTTTCCGGATCGATAGCGTACTTCGTGATAGCCTGACCCGGCAATTTGGTTATTTTGCATTCCCGGTTCGTGGCTACGAGCCCAACGCCATCGGTGGAAGTCGGGGAAGCGGTTACCGGGGCAAAGGATTCGATTTATTTGACTACCAAGTTCGGGGCAGCCATCCCGCCCACGATATTTTTATTGCCGACCGGAATCAAGACAGTGTTGATGATAACAGTGATTTGCCTACTGATGTGCTTTCGATGTCGAATGGGGTGGTTATTGGCATTGAAACCGATTGGAATCCAGGGCAGGAATACCGGGGGGGGAACTGGGTTTGGGTATACGATCCTATCCTCGACGGACTTTTCTACTACGCTCATAACAATGCGGTATTGGTTAGACCGGGCCAATGGGTTCAGGCGGGTGATAAGCTAGCCGAAGTTGGCCGGACGGGGTACAATGCGTACCAAACCCGTTCACCGACGCATTTGCACCTCATGTACCTTCAATTGATGCCGGACGGCCTTCCCGAACCACGAAATACATACCGCTGGTTGTTAGGCGCTAAAACACAATAA
- a CDS encoding LEA type 2 family protein encodes MKQSISLLVVLVAMLTFSQCSVNRQLAEAKVLGDCKYSVASADSIFLSGIDVRQFKKLDDINPLKYPQLAAGVFAKSVPLSARLNLDIYNPTNRKAGINQLEYKILLADQELFNGFLNQRIEVPAGGGTTRVPVRLRANAFQLLTDEKTRDAFANFIQSLSGGNNAQPSKLTIKIKPTLALGGKKVNYPGFITIDQEMTSKLLLGK; translated from the coding sequence ATGAAACAAAGTATTTCTCTCCTGGTGGTGCTGGTTGCCATGCTTACCTTCAGCCAATGCAGCGTTAACCGACAACTCGCCGAAGCGAAGGTTCTGGGCGACTGTAAATACAGCGTTGCATCAGCCGATAGCATCTTTTTATCGGGCATCGATGTGCGCCAATTTAAAAAGCTGGACGATATTAATCCGCTAAAGTATCCGCAGTTAGCAGCGGGAGTTTTTGCCAAGAGCGTGCCCCTGAGTGCCCGCCTGAACCTCGATATCTACAATCCGACAAATCGGAAGGCGGGGATTAACCAGTTGGAGTATAAAATTCTGCTGGCTGACCAGGAGTTGTTTAACGGCTTTCTAAATCAACGAATTGAGGTTCCGGCGGGTGGCGGAACAACGCGGGTACCGGTTCGGCTTCGCGCTAACGCGTTCCAACTATTAACCGATGAGAAAACGCGGGATGCCTTTGCTAATTTTATTCAGAGTCTGTCGGGAGGGAACAATGCCCAGCCTTCTAAACTGACAATCAAAATCAAACCAACCCTGGCGCTGGGTGGCAAAAAAGTCAATTACCCAGGATTCATTACCATTGATCAGGAAATGACGAGTAAGCTTTTACTGGGGAAATAG
- a CDS encoding NAD kinase, whose product MKIAIHGRNFTDQTKPFIESMFEELAERQVEVQLSDIYRTFLDKSGVQHHTTQIYTSHFDVFNADFAISLGGDGTLLEVVTHVGPRNIPIIGINTGRLGFLATVSPKAISAMLDALTSGNYTLDERSLISLVSDDDLFGSVPFGLNDVTITKTEISSMITVHTYIDGEFLNSYWSDGLIVSTPSGSTGYSLSCGGPVLLPHNENFIITPISPHNLNVRPMVVPDSSHLSFEVQSRSNTFLVSVDSRFRTVDVSTRLSVRKEQFNARLVKMSDDNFLNTLRSKLNWGWDIRN is encoded by the coding sequence ATGAAAATCGCCATCCACGGACGCAATTTTACCGATCAGACGAAGCCTTTCATCGAATCCATGTTTGAGGAACTGGCCGAGCGGCAAGTGGAGGTCCAACTATCAGACATATACCGTACTTTCCTGGACAAATCAGGTGTCCAGCATCATACTACCCAAATCTATACGTCTCATTTTGACGTTTTCAACGCCGATTTTGCCATTAGCTTAGGCGGCGACGGAACGCTACTGGAAGTGGTCACGCACGTTGGACCGCGCAACATTCCTATCATTGGCATCAATACCGGGCGATTAGGTTTTTTAGCAACCGTTTCGCCGAAAGCGATTTCGGCCATGCTGGATGCTTTAACGTCGGGTAACTATACCCTCGATGAACGCTCGTTGATTTCCCTCGTCTCAGATGATGACTTGTTTGGAAGTGTTCCCTTTGGGCTGAACGATGTGACAATTACGAAAACCGAAATTTCATCGATGATCACGGTGCATACCTATATCGATGGAGAGTTTTTAAACTCGTACTGGTCCGACGGTTTGATTGTGTCAACTCCTTCTGGATCAACAGGTTATTCGCTTAGTTGCGGTGGTCCAGTCTTGCTACCTCATAACGAAAACTTCATCATAACTCCCATTAGTCCGCATAACCTGAACGTGCGGCCCATGGTCGTGCCCGATAGCAGTCATTTATCTTTTGAAGTGCAAAGTCGAAGCAATACGTTTCTGGTGTCGGTCGATTCCCGGTTCCGTACAGTCGATGTTTCAACGCGTTTGAGCGTTCGGAAAGAACAGTTTAATGCCCGTTTAGTTAAGATGAGTGATGATAATTTCCTAAATACGCTGCGGAGTAAACTAAACTGGGGCTGGGATATCAGGAATTAA
- the gyrB gene encoding DNA topoisomerase (ATP-hydrolyzing) subunit B, whose amino-acid sequence MTNELIETDIKPEDSTPKEYGAGNIQVLEGLEAVRKRPAMYIGDVGIKGLHHLIWEVVDNSIDEALAGYCDTIHVTINEDNSIKVSDNGRGIPTGMHKTGRSALEVVMTVLHAGGKFDKDTYKVSGGLHGVGVSCVNALSTHLRVEVHREGKIFEQEYSTGHPLYSVREIGTAEDTGTQVQFKPDDSIFTEVVYKYDTVAGRLRELAFLNKGIRITLTDLRDRNEQGEPLYTEFLSEGGLIEFVKYMDENRQSLEGMSPIYMESEKGSTPVQVALVYNLEAGENISSYVNNINTIEGGTHVQGFRSALTRVLKNYAERNAQVLGKNAGKVTFSGEDFRKGLTAVISVKVAEPQFEGQTKTKLGNQDVVSAVSQTVSEMLETWLEEHPKEAQGIIRKVLISAQARIAAELAYKRIMADRKDFMSGMGLPGKLADCSDTNPEHCELYLVEGDSAGGSAKQGRNRAFQAILPLRGKILNVEKAMEHKIYENEEIKNIITALGIRFERQGDETVMNLEKLRYHKIIIMTDADVDGSHIRTLILTLFFRYMRPLIENGYLYIALPPLYLVKKGKEERYSWTEQQREASIRELAGAGREENVGVQRYKGLGEMNPEQLWSTTMDPERRTLKQVTIESAAEADHVFSMLMGDEVAPRREFIERNAKYARVDV is encoded by the coding sequence ATGACGAACGAATTAATTGAAACTGACATCAAGCCTGAAGACAGTACACCCAAGGAATATGGAGCCGGTAATATTCAGGTATTAGAAGGACTGGAGGCTGTCCGGAAGCGCCCGGCCATGTACATCGGTGATGTTGGAATCAAAGGATTACACCACCTCATTTGGGAGGTAGTTGATAACTCAATTGACGAAGCCCTAGCTGGTTACTGTGACACCATCCACGTCACGATCAACGAAGACAACTCAATAAAGGTTAGTGATAACGGACGAGGGATTCCGACTGGAATGCACAAGACAGGCCGATCGGCCCTGGAAGTTGTAATGACCGTGCTCCACGCAGGAGGAAAATTCGATAAAGATACTTACAAGGTCTCGGGTGGTCTTCACGGCGTGGGGGTTTCCTGCGTTAACGCCTTGTCGACCCATTTGCGGGTAGAAGTGCACCGGGAAGGAAAAATATTTGAGCAGGAATACAGCACGGGACATCCCCTGTATTCTGTTCGGGAAATCGGAACGGCCGAAGATACGGGAACGCAGGTTCAATTCAAGCCTGATGATTCCATCTTTACGGAGGTCGTTTACAAATATGACACCGTAGCCGGACGTTTGCGCGAGTTAGCCTTCCTCAACAAGGGCATTCGTATCACGCTGACGGATCTACGCGACCGGAATGAGCAGGGCGAACCGCTTTATACAGAGTTCCTATCGGAGGGCGGGTTGATTGAGTTCGTAAAATACATGGACGAAAATCGGCAGTCGCTCGAAGGCATGTCTCCAATTTATATGGAGAGCGAAAAAGGCTCTACACCCGTTCAGGTGGCCCTAGTTTATAACCTGGAAGCAGGGGAGAACATTTCGTCGTATGTGAACAACATCAACACAATTGAAGGCGGGACCCACGTTCAGGGATTCCGTTCGGCTTTAACGCGGGTGTTGAAGAATTACGCGGAACGCAACGCGCAGGTGCTGGGCAAGAATGCCGGTAAGGTTACCTTCAGCGGGGAAGACTTCCGCAAAGGATTGACCGCCGTTATCTCCGTGAAAGTAGCTGAGCCTCAGTTTGAAGGACAGACGAAAACCAAACTGGGTAACCAGGATGTGGTAAGCGCTGTTAGTCAAACCGTTTCCGAAATGCTCGAAACCTGGCTGGAAGAACACCCGAAAGAAGCGCAGGGAATTATCCGTAAAGTGTTGATTTCGGCGCAGGCACGGATTGCTGCTGAGCTGGCTTACAAACGCATCATGGCCGACCGCAAGGACTTCATGAGCGGAATGGGCCTGCCCGGTAAACTGGCTGACTGCTCCGATACAAACCCGGAACACTGTGAGCTATACCTGGTAGAAGGGGATTCGGCCGGTGGTTCAGCCAAGCAAGGACGGAACAGGGCTTTCCAGGCAATTTTACCACTACGCGGTAAAATTCTGAACGTGGAGAAAGCCATGGAGCATAAAATTTACGAGAACGAGGAGATTAAAAATATCATTACAGCGCTTGGAATCCGGTTTGAACGGCAGGGCGATGAGACAGTGATGAATCTGGAAAAACTCCGGTATCACAAAATCATCATCATGACCGATGCTGACGTTGATGGTAGCCACATTCGGACCCTGATTCTGACGTTGTTTTTCCGGTACATGCGTCCACTGATTGAGAACGGATATCTGTATATCGCCCTGCCGCCCCTGTATTTGGTGAAAAAAGGCAAAGAAGAGCGGTATTCCTGGACCGAACAGCAGCGCGAAGCGTCCATCCGTGAACTGGCGGGTGCTGGCCGGGAGGAAAACGTAGGCGTGCAACGTTACAAAGGTTTGGGTGAGATGAACCCTGAACAGTTGTGGAGCACAACCATGGATCCAGAAAGACGGACCCTCAAACAAGTAACAATTGAATCGGCTGCCGAAGCTGACCACGTTTTCTCCATGCTGATGGGGGATGAAGTAGCCCCAAGGCGGGAATTCATCGAGCGAAACGCCAAATACGCTCGGGTGGACGTGTAA
- a CDS encoding DUF6089 family protein, whose amino-acid sequence MKNNLLIASALMTAAMVATGTTESAAQSRRTDFIPYSEVGIGVGTSSYYGELSGYRKPIRSTFQLIRWNAGLMYTRHFTPHFAARAGFTYARIVGDDYTYNRKNAAEDIALYVRNLHFRNDLKEFALTGIYKFVGDGRNTNYRAKFTPYIFAGIALAAHSPEAKTPVNFEPDQEQRWVKLQPLGTEGQGQPGYAKPYSLVAVAIPVGFGFRYMLNERFNVAAEISYRFTGTDYLDDVGAPGPADPSVLKDDLARAMSNRSLEPTAARKGGDREQQLRDFLTGQDPFANNGALLPGVPERTRGAKGVLNDGYMTTSIQLHYVLLPKIKCPPVK is encoded by the coding sequence ATGAAGAATAACCTACTGATTGCAAGCGCCCTAATGACGGCCGCTATGGTGGCGACAGGAACGACCGAAAGCGCTGCGCAGAGCCGTCGAACAGATTTTATACCTTACTCGGAAGTGGGCATAGGCGTTGGCACCTCCAGTTATTACGGAGAACTGTCTGGGTATCGAAAACCCATTCGTTCCACATTTCAGCTAATACGCTGGAATGCGGGGTTGATGTACACACGCCATTTTACGCCACACTTCGCCGCGCGGGCAGGGTTTACGTATGCACGTATCGTAGGGGACGATTATACGTATAACCGTAAAAATGCTGCTGAGGACATTGCTCTTTATGTCCGAAACCTGCACTTCCGGAATGATCTGAAAGAATTCGCCCTGACAGGGATCTATAAGTTCGTGGGCGATGGACGAAATACAAATTATCGCGCAAAATTTACGCCGTACATCTTTGCGGGTATTGCTTTGGCGGCTCACAGCCCGGAAGCGAAAACGCCCGTTAATTTTGAGCCGGATCAGGAGCAGCGTTGGGTGAAACTTCAGCCACTCGGAACCGAGGGGCAGGGGCAACCTGGTTACGCGAAGCCATACTCGCTTGTAGCGGTGGCTATTCCGGTTGGCTTTGGCTTTCGGTATATGCTCAATGAACGTTTTAACGTAGCAGCGGAAATTAGTTACCGATTTACCGGAACCGATTACCTGGACGATGTAGGTGCGCCAGGACCGGCTGACCCAAGTGTGCTAAAAGATGATTTGGCGCGCGCTATGTCGAACCGCTCCCTGGAGCCAACGGCAGCGCGTAAAGGAGGCGATCGGGAGCAGCAACTGCGGGATTTCTTGACCGGACAAGATCCATTTGCCAATAATGGAGCCCTTTTGCCAGGTGTTCCAGAGCGTACACGGGGCGCAAAAGGCGTGTTGAATGACGGTTACATGACCACGAGTATTCAACTGCATTACGTTTTGCTGCCTAAAATAAAGTGTCCTCCGGTAAAATAA
- the porG gene encoding type IX secretion system protein PorG, whose protein sequence is MENIGKIIRKCLLLVGGILPLANTAFAQAQMPSWEVGGGLGAMVYKGDLAPGIAPRNLRPAANLLVRYNVSQPFTVRANFGLGRIAADDASTNDPFQQARNLSFKTNISEANLLFEYNFLDFANRRRVLNWTPYVMGGLGVFSMKPNPNSGGYKTKMLMNFPLGIGIKYEFKRPWIIGLEMGTRFTRSDYLDNFGPNTFGGTDKLRNGNPNSKDSYTYVGLLLSYRFYKIDCPQ, encoded by the coding sequence TTGGAAAATATAGGCAAAATTATCCGAAAGTGTCTTTTGCTGGTAGGCGGAATACTACCACTGGCTAACACGGCTTTCGCTCAGGCGCAAATGCCTAGCTGGGAAGTTGGGGGCGGGCTGGGCGCAATGGTGTACAAAGGTGATTTGGCACCGGGTATTGCGCCCCGGAATCTCCGTCCGGCTGCTAATTTGCTGGTTCGCTATAATGTGAGCCAGCCTTTTACGGTGCGCGCCAATTTCGGATTGGGGCGCATCGCGGCGGATGATGCCTCGACCAACGATCCGTTTCAGCAAGCCCGAAATTTGTCGTTCAAAACCAACATCAGCGAAGCTAATTTACTGTTTGAATACAACTTCCTGGACTTTGCCAACCGCCGGCGAGTGCTGAACTGGACACCTTATGTAATGGGTGGGCTTGGCGTTTTTTCGATGAAGCCGAACCCCAATAGTGGGGGCTATAAAACCAAAATGCTGATGAATTTCCCGCTGGGGATAGGAATAAAATATGAATTCAAACGCCCCTGGATAATTGGTCTGGAAATGGGAACGCGGTTTACCCGATCCGATTATCTGGATAATTTTGGTCCCAATACTTTTGGGGGGACTGATAAGCTCCGCAACGGAAATCCCAATAGCAAAGACAGTTATACCTATGTTGGGCTACTATTGAGCTACCGCTTCTACAAAATTGATTGTCCGCAATAG
- the ppk1 gene encoding polyphosphate kinase 1: MSTKYSSDKSDKKGSFGNLFSFLSSRKPIVAPDGEDSKAVKISEKLANVIDQSNYISRDLSWLKFNDRVLDQAKNPDRNLFDRLKFLAITASNLDEFFTIRVGSLYNYLDYNKERIDYSGLREIPFRKALLKSVQQFSKDQRTIFAELKEEFSKYDFQLAKLGDLTDDEREQAIAYFDRTIYPMLTPMVYDYTHTFPVLLAKVLIFGVVTHDPTRPAKPGDEDESHRLSFVQLPANLPRFLSFERDEELLLLPIEEVVRQEIRKLYRNIEILSVNLFRMTRNGDFTLEESDDIESDFIDEIKQKIKNRRLGRVVRVEMEPGASEWMINLLKKRWEIDEYNLFENDQLIDYTSLWQIIRHPEFRDQLTTAPPPVPALGYSREKNLDIFDVMKERDILLHHPYNNFEPVLSLLEEAAEDPNVLSIKLTVYRLAKNSRVTEALLKAAENGKHVSVLFEVKARFDEENNIREAQRLQKAGCFVIYGISKYKTHTKLLLVVRNEGSRVVQYAHLSSGNYNEDTAKLYTDIGLLTTDQVYTRDISEFFNVITGHSLPSSYQYLITAPRDMRKQLIKLIQGEAENAMNGLPSGICIKLNSLEDKHIIDELYKASQAGVPIQLIVRGICCLRPGRQGLSENIAVRSIVGDFLEHTRLFYFHNNGDPKVYGGSADVMVRSFDRRIESLFLLVDERVKQQAIHILSYNLQDNINTYVLREDGYYEKCCLVEGVEEPFDIHKKFFEVTDEEVMEAHLFANIQLGVGQEAKEQETQDEPTDVQENENKNEAIKESL; this comes from the coding sequence ATGTCCACGAAATACTCTTCCGATAAATCAGATAAAAAAGGTTCTTTCGGGAATCTTTTTTCGTTTCTCTCGAGCCGAAAACCCATTGTTGCGCCCGATGGCGAAGATAGCAAGGCCGTAAAAATAAGTGAAAAACTGGCGAATGTAATTGACCAGAGTAATTACATCAGTCGGGATTTAAGCTGGCTCAAATTCAATGATCGGGTGCTGGACCAGGCTAAGAATCCGGACCGGAACCTGTTTGACCGATTGAAGTTTCTGGCAATTACGGCTTCAAACCTGGACGAGTTTTTTACCATCCGGGTTGGGAGTTTGTATAATTACCTGGACTACAACAAAGAGCGGATTGACTATTCCGGTTTGCGCGAAATTCCGTTTCGTAAGGCATTGCTAAAATCCGTACAGCAGTTCAGCAAGGACCAGCGGACGATTTTTGCGGAATTGAAAGAGGAGTTCTCCAAATACGATTTTCAACTGGCCAAGCTAGGCGACCTGACGGACGACGAACGCGAACAGGCGATTGCGTATTTTGATCGGACAATTTATCCGATGCTGACGCCCATGGTGTATGATTACACCCATACGTTTCCTGTTTTGCTGGCAAAGGTCTTGATCTTTGGGGTAGTTACACACGATCCTACGCGCCCAGCCAAGCCTGGGGATGAAGACGAAAGCCACCGTTTATCTTTTGTTCAGTTGCCGGCAAATTTACCCCGCTTTTTATCTTTTGAGCGGGACGAAGAATTGTTGTTGCTGCCCATTGAAGAGGTTGTGCGTCAGGAGATCAGGAAGCTATATCGCAACATTGAAATCCTGTCGGTTAATCTGTTCCGAATGACCCGAAATGGAGACTTTACCCTGGAAGAGAGCGACGATATAGAGTCTGATTTTATCGATGAAATTAAGCAGAAGATCAAAAACCGCCGCCTGGGACGGGTAGTTCGGGTGGAAATGGAGCCGGGCGCTTCAGAGTGGATGATCAATCTGCTGAAAAAAAGGTGGGAAATCGACGAATACAACCTCTTTGAAAACGACCAACTGATTGATTATACCAGTCTGTGGCAGATTATTCGTCATCCGGAGTTTCGGGATCAATTGACAACGGCCCCGCCGCCCGTACCTGCGTTAGGATATAGTCGGGAAAAAAATCTGGATATTTTTGACGTGATGAAAGAGCGGGACATTCTGCTGCATCATCCCTACAATAATTTCGAGCCGGTACTGTCTCTGCTGGAAGAAGCGGCTGAAGACCCTAACGTTCTGTCGATTAAGCTAACTGTTTACCGCCTGGCGAAAAATTCGCGCGTGACGGAAGCTTTGTTGAAAGCGGCAGAAAATGGCAAGCACGTTTCTGTTCTTTTTGAAGTAAAAGCCCGATTTGACGAAGAAAATAACATTCGTGAAGCGCAGCGTCTGCAAAAGGCAGGATGTTTTGTGATTTACGGAATTAGCAAATACAAGACGCACACGAAGCTTTTGCTGGTGGTCCGCAATGAAGGCAGCCGGGTTGTGCAATACGCCCACCTGTCGAGTGGGAACTACAACGAAGATACCGCAAAACTATACACCGATATTGGTTTGCTAACGACAGACCAGGTCTATACACGCGATATTTCGGAGTTTTTCAATGTCATTACCGGACACTCCTTGCCGAGTAGTTACCAGTACCTGATCACGGCACCGCGCGACATGCGGAAGCAATTGATCAAACTGATTCAGGGGGAAGCTGAGAATGCCATGAACGGTTTACCCAGCGGCATTTGCATTAAACTCAACTCGTTGGAAGACAAACATATCATCGACGAGTTGTATAAAGCTTCCCAGGCAGGTGTGCCAATCCAGCTTATTGTGCGGGGAATTTGCTGCCTGCGCCCCGGAAGGCAGGGCTTAAGTGAAAACATTGCGGTCCGATCCATTGTAGGTGATTTTCTGGAACATACGCGTCTGTTTTATTTCCATAACAACGGTGATCCTAAAGTATACGGGGGAAGTGCCGACGTGATGGTTCGCAGTTTTGACCGGCGGATTGAGTCCCTGTTCTTGCTGGTTGATGAGCGGGTTAAACAACAAGCCATTCATATCCTGTCGTATAATTTACAGGACAACATCAATACGTATGTTCTTCGGGAAGATGGCTATTATGAAAAATGCTGCCTTGTAGAAGGCGTAGAAGAGCCCTTCGACATTCACAAAAAGTTCTTTGAAGTGACAGATGAAGAGGTAATGGAAGCGCATTTGTTCGCCAACATACAACTGGGAGTTGGTCAGGAAGCCAAAGAACAGGAAACTCAGGACGAACCGACCGATGTGCAGGAGAATGAAAACAAAAATGAGGCTATAAAAGAAAGCTTGTAA
- a CDS encoding alpha/beta fold hydrolase produces MRALVLFFRNLLFFSLVLLFSCDKSNDLDIERNLHLRHKGADMPIWVRGNLASNKIVLYLHGGPGDCAMCYRYYFKKLESEVAVAYWDQRIAGASSGKVDLKTLNYEQFGEDAYYVIKLLKEQFPNAEIHLLAHSFGVDLAWQFLTTNDNQKLVNSLIVINGTFSTYRWLYQMREWILREADRQGNADAKDYMLAHPITEESVKTLDLAALYRYMFDLGGNPVSLYDDKKFLLNYAFASPNTALAQFTHPKAYEEYGKTELRRFEKGALLKNIRIPVALFWGTKDGVVPVGVGYETRDLLSNTRTSFVAFEESWHEPFLTETDKFIQAVLEFVR; encoded by the coding sequence ATGAGAGCGTTAGTCTTATTTTTCCGTAACCTGCTATTTTTTAGCTTGGTGCTTCTTTTTTCCTGCGATAAAAGCAACGACCTGGACATTGAACGGAATCTACATTTGCGGCATAAAGGAGCCGATATGCCTATTTGGGTACGCGGCAATCTTGCATCCAACAAAATCGTCCTGTATCTGCACGGTGGCCCGGGCGATTGTGCCATGTGTTACCGCTATTATTTTAAAAAGCTGGAAAGCGAGGTCGCCGTTGCGTACTGGGACCAGCGCATTGCAGGGGCCTCCTCGGGCAAAGTCGATCTGAAGACGCTCAATTACGAACAATTTGGCGAAGATGCTTATTACGTAATTAAGCTCTTAAAAGAACAATTCCCGAATGCCGAAATTCACCTGCTCGCGCACAGTTTTGGGGTTGATCTGGCTTGGCAGTTCCTAACAACGAACGACAATCAAAAGCTAGTTAACAGCCTGATTGTCATCAATGGAACCTTCTCTACCTATCGCTGGCTTTACCAGATGCGGGAATGGATCCTGCGGGAAGCCGACCGCCAGGGTAATGCCGATGCCAAAGACTACATGCTCGCGCATCCTATTACGGAAGAATCCGTAAAAACGCTTGATCTGGCAGCCTTGTACCGCTATATGTTTGATCTGGGAGGCAACCCGGTTTCCCTGTATGACGATAAAAAGTTTTTGCTGAATTATGCATTTGCCTCACCCAATACAGCCCTGGCGCAGTTTACGCACCCCAAAGCCTATGAAGAATACGGTAAAACTGAATTGCGCCGATTTGAGAAAGGGGCCCTCTTGAAGAATATCCGTATTCCTGTCGCGCTTTTCTGGGGTACCAAAGATGGAGTCGTGCCTGTTGGAGTAGGGTATGAAACTCGTGATCTGCTTAGCAATACACGAACTTCCTTTGTCGCTTTTGAAGAGTCCTGGCACGAACCTTTCTTAACTGAAACAGATAAGTTTATACAGGCAGTTCTGGAGTTTGTGCGGTAG
- a CDS encoding CBS domain-containing protein produces the protein MLASELIDPMIPALKPVDTVGQALDWMQEHRVGQLAVVDQGEYKGLVNEDMLMDVPDDERPLSEVMRMFEHIFVHDKQHLYELLTLILEHRMQVLAVVSEGHEFLGTVSTSELLKQFAQLLGVQEAGAILVLSINERDYSMAEISRLIESNNIRIIGSHFSGATYGTPDRSHLTLKLNRKDITAVVATLERFGYTVEAAFANTPIESIDQERLDLLLRYLDT, from the coding sequence ATGCTGGCATCTGAACTGATTGATCCTATGATACCCGCCCTGAAACCGGTCGATACGGTGGGTCAGGCGCTTGACTGGATGCAGGAACATCGGGTCGGACAACTAGCCGTGGTTGATCAGGGCGAATACAAGGGCCTGGTCAACGAAGACATGTTGATGGACGTGCCCGACGATGAGCGCCCGCTAAGCGAGGTAATGCGTATGTTTGAGCACATTTTTGTGCACGACAAACAGCATCTATACGAACTGCTTACCCTGATTCTGGAACACCGGATGCAAGTTCTGGCGGTGGTTAGTGAAGGCCACGAATTTCTGGGAACCGTGTCGACCAGCGAACTGCTGAAACAATTTGCGCAGTTGCTGGGCGTGCAGGAAGCCGGGGCTATTCTGGTTCTGAGTATTAATGAAAGAGATTATTCAATGGCCGAAATTAGCCGGCTGATTGAATCGAACAACATCCGCATCATTGGTAGTCATTTCTCAGGCGCTACGTATGGCACGCCCGACCGTTCTCACCTGACGCTGAAATTGAATCGAAAAGACATCACAGCTGTCGTAGCCACCCTGGAACGCTTTGGCTACACCGTAGAAGCGGCCTTTGCCAACACGCCCATTGAAAGCATCGACCAGGAACGTCTTGACTTGTTGCTTCGGTATTTAGATACCTAA